One genomic segment of Agromyces intestinalis includes these proteins:
- a CDS encoding fumarylacetoacetate hydrolase family protein — protein sequence MRIANLNGRAVLTDADTRLALDIERASDGRFGADPGAVYERWSEFAQWARQQDAASHRDAVPVVPADLGPVVPRPPQILAVGLNYADHAEESNMTLPEHPMVFTKFASSLAGPDVDVELSGDTVDWEIELVAVVGVGGRDIPAERAWDHVAGLTVGQDLSDRTVQFQSTPPQFNLGKSLRRFAPVGPAVVTVDELRAGGLDPDDLALRCTLIEVDGTERVLQQSRTAQLIFSIPDLVARLSASVELLPGDLIFTGTPSGVGFGRTPREYLVAGQTVVSEIDGLGSIRQRFVVKEATA from the coding sequence ATGCGCATCGCGAACCTGAACGGCCGTGCCGTGCTCACCGACGCCGACACCCGACTCGCCCTCGACATCGAACGCGCGAGCGACGGCCGATTCGGCGCCGACCCCGGTGCCGTCTACGAACGCTGGAGCGAGTTCGCGCAGTGGGCTCGGCAGCAGGATGCGGCATCCCACCGCGACGCCGTGCCGGTCGTGCCGGCCGACCTCGGCCCGGTGGTGCCACGCCCGCCGCAGATCCTCGCCGTCGGCCTGAACTACGCCGACCACGCCGAGGAATCGAACATGACGCTGCCCGAGCACCCCATGGTGTTCACGAAGTTCGCGTCGAGTCTCGCGGGGCCCGACGTCGACGTCGAGTTGAGCGGCGACACCGTCGACTGGGAGATCGAACTGGTTGCCGTCGTCGGCGTCGGCGGTCGTGACATCCCGGCCGAGCGCGCGTGGGATCACGTCGCGGGCCTGACCGTCGGACAGGACCTCAGCGACCGCACCGTGCAGTTCCAGAGCACGCCGCCGCAGTTCAACCTCGGCAAGTCGCTGCGTCGCTTCGCGCCGGTCGGCCCGGCCGTCGTGACCGTCGACGAACTGCGCGCGGGCGGCCTCGACCCCGACGACCTCGCGCTGCGCTGCACGCTCATCGAGGTCGACGGCACCGAGCGCGTGCTGCAGCAGAGCCGCACGGCACAGCTCATCTTCTCGATCCCCGACCTCGTCGCCCGGCTGTCGGCGAGCGTCGAGCTGCTGCCCGGCGACCTCATCTTCACCGGCACACCCTCGGGCGTCGGATTCGGGCGGACCCCGCGCGAGTACCTCGTCGCCGGGCAGACCGTCGTCAGCGAGATCGACGGGCTCGGAAGCATCCGGCAGCGGTTCGTCGTGAAGGAGGCGACCGCCTGA
- a CDS encoding FAD-dependent monooxygenase has product MAYAPAGPHRGDDRDPSAIVVGGGPVGLATVLELHRHGIRVALVEPRTDVEHSRPRAKTTSARTMEYFRRWGIADRVRAAAALPVDWSHRVTFCTTVTGREIASIDRVLGLDLTGSDLAAEPAQQVTQPVIEEVLRARVAELDGIDARFGWRAVEVSQDASGATVAIESAAGEREVLAADWVIGADGARSVVRAAMGARLEGAAGGRPNVNITFRSRGLAERIPHAPSIHYWVLNPGAPGVVGPLDLDGTWWAISTGTESIADDAEAIGLVQGLVGASDLDLEIVATDPWQARLLLADRYRAGRLFVVGDAAHQNPPWGGHGFNTGVGDAVNLGWKLAAVIAGWAPETLLDSYESERRPIAAQTIEVAAANMRALPIELGDPAFLADGREGEAARERAAAAILATKDAEFHADALILGYGYTDAATDQCPSLGEYRPIAAAGNRLPHRWLPDGSSAYDRLGDGLTAIGPDGDTTVLAVAAAARGIPFSVIDGPTPTLVVRPDQHLAWVGDGVADPRAADAVLDAALAGFAGPAESAG; this is encoded by the coding sequence ATGGCGTACGCCCCAGCAGGCCCCCACCGAGGCGACGACCGCGACCCGAGCGCGATCGTCGTGGGCGGCGGACCGGTCGGGCTCGCGACGGTGCTCGAACTGCACCGCCACGGCATCCGCGTCGCGCTCGTCGAGCCGCGCACCGACGTCGAGCACTCGCGGCCGCGGGCGAAGACGACGTCGGCCCGCACGATGGAATACTTCCGCCGGTGGGGCATCGCCGACCGGGTTCGCGCGGCGGCGGCCCTGCCCGTCGACTGGTCGCACCGGGTCACCTTCTGCACGACCGTCACCGGCCGCGAGATCGCGTCGATCGACCGCGTGCTCGGCCTCGACCTGACGGGCAGCGACCTCGCGGCCGAACCTGCCCAGCAGGTCACCCAGCCGGTCATCGAGGAGGTGCTGCGCGCCCGCGTCGCCGAGCTCGACGGCATCGACGCGCGGTTCGGCTGGCGGGCGGTCGAGGTGTCGCAGGATGCCTCGGGCGCGACGGTCGCGATCGAATCCGCCGCCGGTGAGCGCGAGGTGCTCGCCGCCGACTGGGTGATCGGCGCCGACGGCGCCCGCAGCGTCGTGCGCGCCGCGATGGGCGCGCGCCTCGAGGGCGCCGCCGGCGGCCGCCCGAACGTCAACATCACGTTCCGCTCGCGCGGGCTCGCCGAGCGCATCCCGCACGCCCCGTCGATCCACTACTGGGTGCTGAACCCCGGCGCGCCCGGCGTCGTCGGGCCCCTCGACCTCGACGGCACGTGGTGGGCGATCTCGACCGGCACCGAGTCGATCGCCGACGACGCCGAGGCGATCGGGCTCGTGCAGGGGCTCGTCGGAGCATCCGACCTGGATCTCGAGATCGTCGCGACCGACCCCTGGCAGGCGAGGCTGCTGCTGGCCGACCGCTACCGCGCCGGCCGGTTATTCGTCGTCGGCGACGCCGCCCACCAGAACCCGCCCTGGGGCGGGCACGGCTTCAACACCGGGGTCGGCGACGCGGTCAACCTCGGGTGGAAGCTCGCCGCCGTGATCGCCGGCTGGGCGCCCGAGACGCTGCTCGACAGCTACGAGTCCGAACGCCGGCCGATCGCCGCGCAGACGATCGAGGTCGCGGCGGCCAACATGCGCGCCCTGCCGATCGAGCTCGGCGACCCGGCGTTCCTCGCCGACGGACGCGAGGGCGAGGCGGCGCGCGAGCGCGCGGCCGCCGCGATCCTCGCGACCAAGGACGCGGAGTTCCACGCCGACGCGCTCATCCTGGGCTACGGCTACACGGATGCCGCGACCGACCAGTGCCCGTCGCTCGGCGAGTACCGCCCGATCGCCGCGGCCGGCAACCGGCTGCCCCACCGATGGCTGCCCGACGGCAGTTCCGCCTACGACCGGCTCGGCGACGGGCTCACCGCGATCGGGCCCGACGGCGACACGACGGTGCTCGCCGTCGCGGCGGCCGCCCGGGGCATCCCGTTCTCCGTGATCGACGGCCCCACACCCACCCTCGTCGTACGACCCGACCAGCACCTCGCCTGGGTCGGCGACGGCGTCGCCGACCCCCGGGCCGCCGACGCCGTGCTCGACGCTGCGCTGGCCGGATTCGCCGGCCCCGCCGAATCCGCCGGATGA
- a CDS encoding IclR family transcriptional regulator: MNEVRRGHRPPNGEAVLDRAFRLLAAFTPARPRLTLTELSTIANLPLSTASRLSGKLVSLGALERRPDGAYSLGLRLLEFAALAPRGHGLRAIALPYMEDLHRATRQHVQLAVREDDEAVIVERLSAPGAAKVLYHVGGRVPLHATGLGNILLAHTKPGFQEAYLRRPLRLDPEDTLMDPVELRDRLALIRRTGVATMTRLLPEPAASVAAPILDGDRKVVAALSVVGTDGSLDVRMLEPAVMAIAASISREVGARAATQ, translated from the coding sequence ATGAACGAGGTGCGACGAGGCCATCGACCGCCCAACGGCGAAGCGGTGCTCGACCGCGCGTTCCGCCTGCTCGCCGCCTTCACCCCGGCACGGCCGAGGCTCACGCTCACCGAACTGAGCACGATCGCGAACCTGCCGCTCTCGACCGCGTCGCGGCTGTCGGGCAAGCTCGTGAGCCTCGGCGCCCTCGAGCGCCGGCCCGACGGCGCGTACAGCCTCGGCCTGCGCCTGCTCGAGTTCGCCGCGCTCGCGCCGCGCGGCCACGGGCTGCGGGCGATCGCGCTGCCCTACATGGAAGACCTGCACCGTGCCACCCGCCAGCACGTGCAGCTCGCCGTCCGTGAGGACGACGAGGCCGTCATCGTCGAACGGCTCTCGGCCCCCGGCGCAGCCAAGGTGCTGTACCACGTCGGCGGGCGGGTGCCGCTGCACGCGACCGGGCTCGGCAACATCCTGCTCGCACACACCAAGCCCGGCTTCCAGGAGGCGTACCTCCGTCGGCCGCTGCGGCTCGATCCCGAGGACACGCTGATGGACCCGGTCGAGTTGCGCGACCGACTCGCCCTGATCCGCCGAACGGGGGTGGCGACGATGACCCGGCTGCTGCCCGAGCCGGCCGCGTCGGTCGCGGCCCCCATCCTCGACGGCGACCGCAAGGTGGTCGCCGCACTGTCGGTCGTCGGCACCGACGGGTCGCTCGATGTTCGGATGCTGGAGCCCGCCGTGATGGCGATCGCCGCATCGATCTCGCGCGAGGTGGGGGCGCGCGCCGCGACTCAGTAG
- a CDS encoding transketolase-like TK C-terminal-containing protein — translation MSPLTTSPDQLDAADGAAEHPAAASPNAVLEQIERRTLWLATSMVHHANKVRPNRSGVKVGGHQASSASMTTIMTSLWFEQLTAADRVSVKPHASPVLHAIEYLLGTLDERWMTTLREFGGIQSYPSRRKDPVPADYSTGSVGIGATAPIWGAIARRFVESRTGVANRGRQYSLVGDAELDEGAIWEAVLDSAVADLGEIVWIVDLNRQSLDRVVPNIAATKLERVFDAAGWQVLTVKFGRLLEELFARPGGDALRRRITEMSNPEYQRLLRCDAAELRRRLPGDGADAAAIAALCDGLDDGTLLAAIRNLGGHDFDALRAAYAAIDDTRPTVIIAYTVKGRGLPIEGHPQNHSSLLSAEQYGELADALGERADAPWQRFAPDTDAGRLCAATAARLEREPAASASPPEVPADLGRTPTGTGTTQAALGRALLDLTRVAPDAAARVVTVSPDVSSSTNLAGWINKVGVWSTAERRDWFEDDGETLLHWRERPSGQHIELGIAEVNLVSLIGELGTTWSRWGQTLFPIGTVYDPFVERALEPWSYGMYAGGQSILVGTPSGVTLAPEGGAHQSITTPSIGLEQPECVAYEPAFVVDVEWTLLAAMGRLGRPGGRSAYLRLSTRPIDQKLADVPADPAARERRRRQVVAGAYLLRTAGTAGGRPDATIVTMGALVPEALAAADRLAAQGIAADVVCVTSAGLLFEALQARRGLGDGASWILDQVFPAERAAPMVTVLDGHPHTLAFLAGINRVPARNLGVSRFGQSGDLDDVYRHHGIDADGIVAAALDVLA, via the coding sequence ATGAGCCCTCTCACGACCTCCCCCGACCAGCTCGATGCGGCCGACGGTGCTGCGGAGCATCCGGCCGCCGCATCGCCGAACGCCGTGCTCGAGCAGATCGAGCGCCGCACGCTGTGGCTCGCGACCTCGATGGTGCACCACGCGAACAAGGTGCGCCCGAACCGCTCGGGCGTGAAGGTCGGCGGCCATCAGGCGTCGAGCGCGTCGATGACGACGATCATGACGTCGCTCTGGTTCGAGCAGCTCACCGCCGCCGACCGGGTCTCGGTCAAGCCGCACGCCTCGCCCGTGCTGCATGCCATCGAGTACCTGCTCGGCACGCTCGACGAGCGCTGGATGACCACGCTGCGCGAGTTCGGCGGCATCCAGAGCTATCCGAGCCGGCGCAAGGACCCGGTGCCCGCCGACTACTCCACGGGGTCGGTGGGCATCGGGGCGACCGCCCCGATCTGGGGCGCCATCGCCCGGCGGTTCGTCGAGTCGCGAACCGGCGTCGCGAACCGCGGTCGGCAGTACTCGCTGGTCGGCGACGCCGAGCTCGACGAGGGCGCGATCTGGGAGGCGGTGCTCGACAGCGCCGTCGCCGACCTGGGCGAGATCGTCTGGATCGTCGACCTCAACCGGCAATCGCTCGACCGGGTCGTGCCGAACATCGCCGCGACGAAGCTCGAGCGCGTGTTCGACGCCGCCGGCTGGCAGGTGCTGACCGTGAAGTTCGGCCGGCTGCTCGAGGAGCTGTTCGCCCGGCCCGGCGGCGACGCGCTGCGCCGGCGCATCACCGAGATGTCGAACCCCGAGTACCAGCGGCTGCTGCGATGCGACGCGGCCGAGCTGCGGCGGCGTCTGCCGGGAGACGGGGCGGATGCCGCGGCCATTGCCGCGCTGTGCGACGGGCTCGACGACGGCACGCTGCTGGCGGCGATCCGCAACCTCGGCGGACACGACTTCGACGCCCTGCGCGCCGCGTACGCGGCCATCGACGACACCCGGCCGACCGTCATCATCGCCTACACGGTGAAGGGTCGCGGGCTGCCGATCGAGGGGCACCCGCAGAACCACTCGTCGCTGCTCTCGGCGGAGCAGTACGGCGAGCTCGCCGATGCGCTCGGCGAGCGAGCGGATGCCCCGTGGCAGCGGTTCGCGCCCGACACCGACGCCGGCCGGCTGTGCGCGGCGACGGCGGCGCGACTCGAACGCGAGCCCGCAGCATCCGCCTCGCCGCCCGAGGTGCCCGCCGACCTGGGCCGCACGCCCACCGGGACGGGCACCACCCAGGCGGCGCTCGGTCGGGCGCTGCTGGATCTCACCAGGGTCGCACCGGACGCCGCGGCGCGCGTCGTGACGGTGAGCCCCGATGTGTCGAGCAGCACGAACCTCGCCGGGTGGATCAACAAGGTCGGCGTGTGGTCGACCGCAGAGCGGCGCGACTGGTTCGAGGACGACGGCGAGACGCTGCTGCACTGGCGCGAGCGGCCGAGCGGCCAGCACATCGAGCTCGGCATCGCCGAGGTCAACCTGGTGAGCCTGATCGGCGAGCTCGGCACGACCTGGAGCCGCTGGGGGCAGACGCTGTTCCCGATCGGCACGGTCTACGACCCGTTCGTCGAGCGCGCGCTCGAACCCTGGTCGTACGGCATGTACGCGGGCGGCCAGTCGATCCTGGTCGGTACGCCGTCGGGCGTGACCCTCGCCCCCGAAGGCGGCGCCCACCAGTCGATCACGACGCCGTCGATCGGACTCGAGCAGCCCGAGTGCGTGGCGTACGAGCCCGCATTCGTCGTCGACGTCGAATGGACGCTGCTCGCCGCGATGGGCCGGCTCGGGCGCCCCGGCGGCCGGTCGGCGTACCTGCGGCTCTCGACGCGACCGATCGATCAGAAGCTCGCGGATGTCCCGGCCGACCCCGCCGCACGCGAGCGGCGCCGCCGGCAGGTGGTCGCGGGGGCCTACCTGCTGCGCACGGCCGGCACCGCGGGCGGGCGGCCCGATGCGACGATCGTCACGATGGGCGCCCTCGTGCCCGAGGCGCTCGCCGCCGCCGACCGGCTCGCCGCGCAGGGCATCGCGGCCGACGTGGTGTGCGTCACGAGCGCAGGTCTCCTGTTCGAGGCGCTGCAGGCCCGGCGCGGCCTCGGCGACGGGGCATCCTGGATCCTCGACCAGGTGTTCCCGGCCGAGCGCGCCGCGCCCATGGTGACGGTGCTCGACGGGCACCCGCACACCCTCGCGTTCCTCGCCGGCATCAACCGGGTGCCGGCCCGCAACCTCGGCGTGAGCCGGTTCGGGCAGTCGGGCGACCTCGACGACGTGTACCGGCACCACGGCATCGACGCCGACGGCATCGTCGCGGCCGCACTCGACGTGCTCGCCTGA
- a CDS encoding NmrA family NAD(P)-binding protein, whose protein sequence is MTVLVTGATGNIGPHVVEALVAQGTPTRVISRDAARARGILPDAVDVVEGDLYAGAVDAALDGVDAVFLLTPHAFDMADLQLRIIREVRRSGVKLVKLSGTDSAIRPDGPQALRQHWEIETVLQGSGQPFVTLRANAFMQTMIGQIMLPAIRATGRIPNPLADAGLAMIDGADVGAVAARVLTDDTWDGSTLVLTGPRAVAYREIAERIGEIRGSAIEVVEVTPADVRAGMLARGMEPWEAEHFEEVYQVFRDHGAEVVTDTVEVVTGRPAGTVEAYLDRNAAFFREPGAAA, encoded by the coding sequence ATGACCGTTCTGGTGACCGGAGCCACGGGCAACATCGGCCCGCACGTCGTCGAGGCGCTCGTCGCCCAGGGCACCCCGACCCGCGTGATCAGCCGCGATGCGGCCCGGGCCCGAGGCATCCTGCCCGATGCCGTCGACGTCGTCGAAGGCGACCTCTACGCGGGTGCCGTCGACGCCGCCCTCGACGGGGTCGACGCGGTGTTCCTGCTCACGCCGCACGCGTTCGACATGGCCGACCTGCAGCTGCGGATCATCCGCGAGGTGCGTCGCAGCGGCGTGAAGCTCGTGAAGCTGTCGGGCACCGACTCGGCGATTCGTCCCGACGGTCCGCAGGCGCTGCGCCAGCACTGGGAGATCGAGACCGTGCTGCAGGGCAGCGGCCAGCCGTTCGTGACGCTGCGCGCCAACGCCTTCATGCAGACGATGATCGGGCAGATCATGCTGCCCGCGATCCGGGCGACCGGTCGCATCCCGAATCCGCTCGCCGACGCCGGCCTCGCGATGATCGACGGCGCCGATGTCGGGGCGGTCGCCGCGCGCGTGCTCACCGACGACACGTGGGACGGGAGCACCCTCGTGCTCACCGGCCCGCGCGCGGTCGCGTACCGCGAGATCGCCGAGCGCATCGGCGAGATCCGCGGCAGCGCGATCGAGGTCGTCGAGGTCACCCCGGCCGACGTGCGCGCCGGCATGCTCGCCCGCGGCATGGAGCCGTGGGAGGCCGAGCACTTCGAAGAGGTCTACCAGGTGTTCCGCGACCACGGCGCCGAGGTCGTCACCGACACCGTCGAGGTCGTCACCGGGCGCCCCGCCGGCACCGTCGAGGCCTACCTCGACCGCAACGCGGCGTTCTTCCGCGAACCGGGCGCCGCCGCGTGA
- a CDS encoding amidohydrolase family protein, giving the protein MSRTFTITDARIYDDGRLSEPRSVAVVDGVIASIDAADAADAPPVADVEIVDAAGATLLPGLVDAHVHVHHADHLAALGKAGVTTAFDLGAPKLDATFALRTAGPGATTLRSAGYPASAPKGLHTTKLGMPASTAVTGPDDAARFVAERVADGSDYVKIIIDVRIPFRAKPLDARTVDAITRAAHDAGLKVIAHVTSPKAFAAAADAGVDLLTHVPVTATLDERFCASLAERGVAVSPTLGMLKALVEHWPFPVKPRGLSYEHARASVTNLHRAGVTLLAGTDANDDHGAPAKIAHGPGLADELELMVGAGLTPAEAIAAATTAPLAFFGFDDRGTVRAGLRADLVLTAGDPTAQVGAVRDVTAVWIGGVRVR; this is encoded by the coding sequence ATGTCCCGCACCTTCACCATCACCGATGCCCGCATCTACGACGACGGGCGGCTGAGCGAACCGCGCTCGGTCGCCGTGGTCGACGGCGTCATCGCCTCGATCGACGCGGCCGACGCCGCCGACGCCCCGCCGGTCGCCGACGTCGAGATCGTCGACGCTGCGGGCGCGACCCTGCTGCCCGGACTCGTCGACGCGCACGTGCACGTGCACCACGCCGACCACCTCGCGGCGCTCGGGAAGGCCGGCGTGACCACCGCCTTCGACCTCGGGGCGCCGAAGCTCGACGCCACGTTCGCGCTGCGCACCGCGGGGCCCGGCGCCACGACCCTGCGCTCTGCCGGCTACCCGGCGAGCGCACCGAAAGGCCTGCACACCACCAAGCTGGGCATGCCCGCTTCGACCGCGGTGACGGGGCCCGACGACGCGGCGCGGTTCGTCGCCGAGCGCGTCGCCGACGGCAGCGACTACGTGAAGATCATCATCGACGTGCGCATCCCGTTCCGCGCGAAGCCGCTCGATGCGCGGACGGTCGACGCGATCACGCGTGCGGCGCACGACGCCGGGCTGAAGGTGATCGCCCACGTCACCAGCCCGAAGGCGTTCGCCGCCGCCGCCGACGCCGGCGTCGACCTGCTCACCCACGTGCCCGTCACCGCCACCCTCGACGAGCGGTTCTGCGCGAGCCTCGCCGAGCGCGGCGTCGCGGTGTCGCCCACCCTCGGCATGCTGAAGGCCCTCGTCGAGCACTGGCCGTTCCCGGTCAAACCGCGCGGCCTGTCGTACGAGCACGCGAGGGCGTCGGTGACGAACCTGCACCGCGCCGGGGTCACGCTGCTGGCCGGCACCGACGCGAACGACGACCACGGCGCGCCCGCGAAGATCGCGCACGGCCCCGGCCTGGCCGACGAGCTCGAGCTCATGGTCGGCGCGGGGCTCACGCCCGCCGAGGCGATCGCCGCGGCCACCACCGCGCCGCTCGCGTTCTTCGGCTTCGACGACCGCGGCACGGTGCGGGCCGGGCTGCGCGCCGACCTCGTGCTGACCGCGGGCGACCCGACCGCGCAGGTCGGCGCCGTGCGCGACGTCACCGCCGTGTGGATCGGCGGGGTGCGCGTGCGCTGA
- a CDS encoding NmrA family NAD(P)-binding protein has translation MILVTAANGNQGRLLIPKLLRAGHAVRAAVQSEASAAALRELGVSDVVVGDLSRPEVAAQAVAGVRAIYHVGPTLHPREREMGFTVIDAACEAGVGQFVFSSVLHAIVTDLVQHEIKRDVEEYLLGSGLEFTILQPSNYMLPLKLRPVFERDVFELSWSLERRQSLVDLDDVTEVAALALTEPERHAGATYELVAPGRYTAHELGAIISGVLGREIAVRQIDADTYARAWLGDRDPAGAEHELRVLRSISSRYSAHDFVGNPNVLTWLLGRTPTSFEAFVRREAARRGAPRPETSRPPIPA, from the coding sequence GTGATCCTCGTCACCGCGGCGAACGGCAATCAGGGCCGGCTGCTGATTCCGAAGCTGCTGCGCGCCGGGCATGCCGTTCGTGCCGCAGTGCAGAGCGAGGCTTCCGCGGCCGCCCTGCGCGAACTGGGCGTGAGCGACGTGGTCGTCGGCGACCTCAGCCGCCCCGAGGTCGCGGCGCAGGCCGTGGCCGGCGTGCGCGCGATCTACCACGTCGGCCCGACCCTGCACCCGCGTGAGCGCGAGATGGGGTTCACGGTCATCGACGCGGCGTGTGAGGCGGGCGTCGGACAGTTCGTGTTCAGCTCGGTGCTGCACGCGATCGTCACCGACCTCGTCCAGCACGAGATCAAGCGCGACGTCGAGGAGTACCTGCTCGGCTCCGGTCTCGAGTTCACGATCCTGCAGCCGTCGAACTACATGCTGCCGCTGAAGCTGCGCCCGGTGTTCGAGCGCGATGTGTTCGAGCTCTCGTGGTCGCTCGAGCGGCGCCAGTCGCTGGTCGACCTCGACGACGTGACCGAGGTCGCGGCGCTGGCCCTCACCGAACCCGAACGGCACGCCGGGGCCACGTACGAGCTCGTCGCACCGGGTCGGTACACCGCGCACGAGCTCGGCGCGATCATCTCGGGCGTGCTCGGGCGCGAGATCGCCGTGCGCCAGATCGACGCCGACACGTACGCCCGGGCGTGGCTCGGCGACCGCGACCCGGCCGGCGCCGAGCACGAGCTGCGGGTGCTGCGCTCGATCTCGAGCCGCTACAGCGCACACGACTTCGTCGGCAACCCGAACGTGCTCACGTGGCTGTTGGGGCGAACGCCGACGAGTTTCGAGGCATTCGTGCGCCGCGAGGCGGCGCGCCGCGGAGCACCCCGGCCCGAGACATCCCGCCCACCGATCCCCGCCTGA
- a CDS encoding VOC family protein, translated as MSLSVGCRRHPRATGTSTIGTSCTNRHQCSIHWNRGGICRARLGIRARVPFNGMRLGGIGAVVVWWVSTAEDLRCDPPSLESMMPTNRATDRPLAAPTLHHTTFTTLRLDEMVEWYGVALGLYPAFHGEDAAWLTNDAANHRIALLSPPGLKHPVDKGHSTGIHHTAFEFETFDQWLNNYIRLRDRGITPFLYLDHGITMSVYYQDPDGNGVEIQVDCFGNWRDSSQWINSALEFAENPIGTWFDPEKLVEAREQGLTFQEIHEKARAGEYVPDEIPKDIFLPELY; from the coding sequence ATGTCACTCTCCGTGGGGTGCCGCCGGCATCCTCGCGCGACGGGTACCTCGACTATCGGCACGTCGTGCACGAACCGACACCAGTGTTCCATTCATTGGAACAGGGGTGGCATCTGCCGGGCGCGGCTCGGCATCCGAGCGCGCGTCCCATTCAATGGAATGAGGCTGGGTGGCATCGGCGCCGTCGTGGTCTGGTGGGTCAGCACCGCCGAAGACCTGCGGTGCGATCCACCTTCCTTGGAGTCGATGATGCCTACCAACCGTGCGACGGACCGTCCCCTCGCGGCCCCCACGCTGCACCACACCACTTTCACCACGCTGCGCCTCGACGAAATGGTCGAATGGTACGGCGTCGCCCTCGGCCTGTACCCGGCCTTCCACGGCGAGGATGCCGCGTGGCTGACCAACGACGCGGCCAACCACCGCATCGCGCTGCTGTCGCCTCCCGGGCTCAAGCACCCGGTCGACAAGGGGCATTCGACCGGCATCCACCACACGGCGTTCGAGTTCGAGACGTTCGACCAGTGGCTGAACAACTACATCCGCCTGCGCGACCGCGGCATCACGCCCTTCCTGTACCTCGACCACGGCATCACCATGTCGGTCTACTACCAGGACCCCGACGGCAACGGCGTCGAGATCCAGGTCGACTGCTTCGGCAACTGGCGCGACTCATCGCAGTGGATCAACTCGGCGCTCGAATTCGCCGAGAACCCGATCGGTACCTGGTTCGACCCCGAGAAGCTGGTCGAGGCGCGCGAGCAGGGCCTCACTTTCCAGGAGATCCACGAGAAGGCCCGCGCCGGCGAGTACGTGCCCGACGAGATCCCGAAGGACATCTTCCTTCCCGAGCTCTACTGA
- a CDS encoding alpha/beta hydrolase, translated as MSSTTNTQAFTHAVTGDGPASGLTITGRQGSPAERADGAPLVIALHGGTYTSEYFDIPGYSLIDRAVEAGIPIIALDRPGYAGSTWIEPEESIILQNAEALDQVIGEIWAEYGEGLAGVVLIAHSIGGAVATAIAARHPEWPLLGLAVSGCLLTVPAESRQAWLDLPPIPTIDLPVPIKDSVMFGPEGTYDESMPAASYPSNAEVPRAELLDITGPWIERVATVAAEVQVPVLARQAEFDALWITDADQVAGFGAAFSASPAVDAKLVPGSGHCIDFHHAGEALQREQLDFALRVAASANAPA; from the coding sequence ATGAGTTCAACGACGAACACCCAGGCGTTCACGCACGCCGTCACCGGCGACGGCCCGGCCTCGGGTCTCACGATCACGGGCCGGCAGGGCTCGCCCGCCGAGCGTGCCGACGGCGCGCCCCTCGTGATCGCCCTGCACGGCGGCACCTACACCTCGGAGTACTTCGACATCCCCGGCTACTCGCTGATCGACCGCGCCGTCGAGGCGGGCATCCCGATCATCGCGCTCGACCGGCCCGGCTACGCCGGCAGCACCTGGATCGAGCCCGAGGAATCGATCATCCTGCAGAACGCCGAGGCGCTCGACCAGGTGATCGGCGAGATCTGGGCCGAGTACGGCGAGGGCCTGGCCGGTGTGGTGCTCATCGCGCACTCGATCGGCGGCGCCGTCGCCACGGCGATCGCCGCGAGGCATCCCGAATGGCCGCTCCTGGGCCTAGCCGTGTCGGGATGCCTGCTCACCGTGCCCGCCGAGTCGCGCCAGGCGTGGCTCGACCTACCGCCGATCCCGACGATCGACCTGCCCGTGCCGATCAAGGACTCGGTCATGTTCGGCCCCGAGGGCACCTACGACGAGTCGATGCCGGCCGCCAGCTACCCGTCGAACGCCGAGGTGCCGCGCGCCGAACTCCTCGACATCACCGGGCCGTGGATCGAGCGGGTAGCGACCGTCGCCGCCGAAGTGCAGGTGCCCGTGCTCGCCCGCCAGGCCGAGTTCGACGCACTCTGGATCACCGACGCCGACCAGGTCGCCGGGTTCGGTGCGGCGTTCAGCGCGTCCCCCGCCGTCGACGCGAAGCTCGTGCCGGGCTCGGGCCACTGCATCGACTTCCACCACGCGGGCGAGGCGCTGCAGCGCGAGCAGCTCGACTTCGCCCTGCGGGTCGCGGCGAGCGCGAACGCGCCGGCCTGA